Part of the Thunnus maccoyii chromosome 17, fThuMac1.1, whole genome shotgun sequence genome, GGTTATAATGTGGTATTTATCTGTTAAGAAGCAGCATAACTGTACTCTAATACAGACAGAGGATCACACACGCAATCTTCGGGTCAGAATCCTCCAGtttgttgtcttgtttgttaGAAAGGGAAACAAAAACTCTAATACTTCGGTGGTCATTCCTGCCGATTCCCCTGTTGACACACAAGTGGCTCCAAACAGCCCAttccagatgtttttctttttttttaagtattccATTTTAtataaagagagggagagagagagagagagaggtttggAGCGCCACGGTGCGACTAAGCTGGTTTAATTCCAAACGAGCACCTCTTAAGAAACCGTTTAAGCTATCGAGTCTCCTTAGTTCCTGCTGGGGTTTATCTGTAGAATGTATTAGCTGGGGGTGAGGACACTGTCTTAGCCGGGTGTTTTAttgtacagaaaaaaagtgatcCCAGATATCCCAGTTTtaaaaaggagagaggaagagaaactcAGGAAAATGTCAGAACCAATgaattctttttcattttgatgaaaACGAGCGTGTTTTAAAAAGAGTTTTGTTTGACGGATGGTGGATGAGCAGGAGTGAGTGAAGCAGAGATGAGTCTGGCTGTAGTTGTAGATGTGACCcgggggggaggggagggggggaagggaacgggggagaaaaaaaaacaaaacagggtgGTGAGGACTCAGACAGGTGTTGATGAAATGGTTTCAGGGGTGAAGGGTGACAGGTGCTTTGATGGCTGAGGTGCCACAGTGGAAACAttacagaggaaagaaaatctCGAAAAATTCAAACGCCTTTGCATTTCAGTGAGGTCTTATCTACAGTACCTTCTATATTATTTTGCTCTTTCATATCATattacactttgtttttgttttttttctaggaTTGCTTTGTAATAATTTGTACAGTTTTGCATGTTATAGAtgtaatcatttttgttttcgGTTTGTTGTTTTACTTGGACTTGCTCCTTTTTGAACGGTTTGGGCGTTTTACTGAGGATAACCCACTACAGGTGATGTAGATtcttttttgcacaaaaaatatttaaggtGTAaggtcaaaacaaaaaataatgtatgGAACTGGCTGCCACACTTATGTGGAGAACTCATTATATTAACCTGACTCCGATGTATTTCAATAAAGCGGAGGGCTGTTACAAATACTGAGCCAGTGTGTTACTGTGTGGTCATTTcttctgcaaaaaaaacccaaacacatCTTTGTCTGCTCTTTTTATAAAAACTTTATTACAAAATTTAACAAATGAACCCACAAAAGTTCAGTTTTTACATCCTATGCACAAGTGTTGCCGCTAGAGGAAATGTTGGTCTAACATGTACAGTAACTATACAAGTAAGGACACACTATTCAGAATTTGACTCTAATTTAAAGGGCAATAAACTCACTATTGTCTCTATTCACACTGTAAGGCAGGAGTTTGGATTCAGCTTTTGTTCCCGTGTTTCAGCCCTTGCATTCAAAATGACCGACAGAAGGAGACATTTTTCCTCTCGTTACTACACACATCAATGCAGCGACATAAtgcaacttttaaaaaaaactttttaaaatgagatgGAGGTTTTTGTAAAGTTCAGGAGACATGTACAGCTTTTGTGGAGAGTGTTTGCCAGAATTTTAGGGAACAAACAACTGgtttatttttgaccaaataactgcgacaatattgtagggatgactattggtgctttcacaaaatatttacaatgagatttttgataaataatcatcagtaatgtggatataatgactttAGTGGTTAAAGGGAAATAaaagaacagtctggtaagttcagaaaatgacatcacttcactgtaaaaccaggaaaaaacaaaacttaggCTATAATATGATTTGATATCAgtataatatcgatatattgctCATCCCTACTTAAAACCAGTTGTTTGTTGCCTAAAATGCCAAATTGTTAACCAACATGTGGAGTTTCTAGTTGAGAGTGAAAACAACACAAGCAAATATGATTTCAGTCAACCTACTCTTGATCTGGCGTGTGAAACTGAAACATGGAGACGTGAGAAGCTCAACAGgtgcaaaaaaggaaaaaaaagatacccTGCTTTATCACTCAAATCCTGTTCAGAGTCCTTTATACAAACAGTACAGTAGAAGGAAAGACAGTCCAGTGaagttttctctgtgtgttggtcacattttctttcttgacTGGCTCAGTAGTGTAGAAGAAGGTTcgtctttttattttcacacgtcagacaaaaaaatcatcagttttTGGGATCAGCTAGTAAGATCAGGTAAAGCTGAGAGGACATTTTTAAGGCATCAATCCACACTCAGTCCCCAGCTGGATGTCAACTAGcttacagttgaaaaaaaaaaaaaagaagtatttgTGCTTCAGCTCAGTTTTCCAAATTGAAACAGATCTGACATGACTGACGTTTTCTGTGGATCTTTGCACATTCTTTAAGTTcctggaagaaaaaacaaacaagagttCCAGTTCAGGCTGTGGCTCCGTCTTCCTCCAGCACCCTGTGAATCCCGTTTCCAGGGACACCGAGAACAGCTTGGGTGGCGGTGCCGAGGTCCCTGACGCTGCTGTGCCTCGACTGGCTCTCCAGTCTCTGGGTGGAGCCGTGCCGCGATAGGCTGTCCAGGCGATTGGTGCTGCAGTGCCTGGACTGTGATTGGTCGTTGAGGCGGGGCATGCTTCCGTAGGGCATCCGGTCGTCTGCGGCCCGGAAACTGGAGGCCGTGTATCTGCgatggagaggaaggaaaggtTATTTTCTGTAGATTAGATTTCTGTTGAGTGAAAGTTGAGGCGGTAACTCCTGGAAACCCACCTGCCGTCTCGGGAGCGGTGCAGGCTGCCGTGGTAGCTGCTCATCTTGGAGCGGGCGCTGCGGACCGAGCCAGCGCGGCTGGTGCTGGCGCTGGGCGGTTCGTCCAGCATGGCCAGGTGCGTGGAGGAGGCGTGGGTGGAGGTCCCCTGGGTGGATGTGCCCCGTGACTTCCTCACGATGGGCGTGTTGGGGTCCCTGAGCAGCAGCTGGGCGAAGTCGGGCTCCTGGAGCACCTGTCGGCTCTCGTTGACCATCCCGCTGCAGCAGGGAAAGGAGGAGGGCGGGGGcggtgtggaggaggaggaggaggaggaggaagaggaggaggaaatgggGGATGGAGGCAGGTAGGGCAGGGAGAGACGCAGGAGGgtggggagggagagggggaaggTGGTGGGATGTCGGGTGTGGTAGAAGAGGATGGAAGAGTGTGTGGAGCAGGCGGTGGGAGACGGGGTTAATGCTCTGAGTTTGGAGGGGAGGGGAGTGAGTGTAGAGAAGGGCCTGTGTTCACCACCGAGCCACACaaagcctcacacacacacacacaccgggcTACAACAACGCATCGTTTCAACATCAGTCTTTATCATTTGACCTCAATCCTTGTTTGTATTATAAAGGACACACTGATCTACAgatacacaaataaatgtaacaacatgccaacaaaggcagtgaagaagaaaactgctATCAAGCACATAAACAAATCAgaactgaaaatattcaaaaagaAATCAGCTTTAGTTCAGTTTTACGTGAAAGGAAAAGGACTCGacatgtttgttagacctcatGGATACAAACGATtctggtgagaaacactgaatgtaaaaataactttcaTTTGTTTACAGGGAAACTCCACAGGGCGCCTTTAACGCtcagtaataataatttgtttcagTGTGTATAGCAAAAGTGGAATTGTAACCATGGATACTGAGCCATTGTTAAATCCAACAGTATTTTTGGTGcttctttcatgttttaatgaacTTGGATTATCAGAGCTTATATTTTGTTAACATTAAGTTGTCGTCACAGAAAGGTAGActcaataaaaatatcaaaactaaAAATCATTTACAACTGTCAACATGTCGTATTGTGTTATAATTGGAAGTTGGAAGCCGTTAAAACAGACGTGTCATTCCCAACTGATTTGAGCCAAATCTGCACTGAAAGaaggcttctttttttttttttaaatctaattatCACTACAAAGAGACAAAATGCTCTGAATACTTCTGTTTGAGCTAAAAATACCAGGACAAAACTTATCAAAGAAACCTTTTAAAAGATAGTTTGCTACTAAAATATTTAGCATCATTTTTAAAGCTGAAGCTGAGTCAGTACGGCGTGAAGCTTTAAGCTCGCAGTGTTTGATGTACGTACTCTTTGCGTCTCTTGCCGTGGAAGAAGCTGGCCCACTCGAAGCAGGTCTTCTTACTGCCGACCCAGAACACGGAGGGGATTCCTACGATCAGCATCATCAGGTACTTGATCAGGAACAAGGCCAGGTCAGGACGGCTGGTGCGCTCCAcctacacagaaaaaacacacaaacacagagaaacagatcAATCACATGAGTGTGTTTGGTAGACGTGGGAGGAAGAGCTGGaggtagagagacagaataAGGTTGCAGCTACAGTGATACACCCACTGACGGCCTCCAGGgaggaatatgtgtgtgtgagtgtgtgtatgcatacaTGAAAGGGGACGACTGACTTACGGTAAGTTGCAGGACATTAATAGACTATTTCCTACCGCAGATGTGATACAAAGCCTTGTTAATGTCGATGCAATCACCcaaaaatataagaaaacacATACAGGTATGAACACTTCATTCACAGGAAGTTACCAAAGCTTTAAAGCTGAGATTTGGCACTTTAATGTCGTGTCtattactttatttcaaattgaatgtgcTCAAGTAAAGAGCctgatgaataaaaaacatgtcTAACCGTCCAAATATGTTCTGTCTAGACTGTAAATATCTTAAATAAGTTGACACTCATGACCAGTAATTACAGAGAGGATGTTTAGTCACAGTGAGAATGAGGTCATTTATTTCCAGCCGGAGTTTAGAAGACAAAACAGAGCAGGACGAGTCACCACGCTGCTGCTCGCTGCCACGCCGACAGCGCTACAGCTGCCACGCAGAGAGCCACACAAATACGGTTTActgctctctgcctctctgacacacagatGCAGTCATGATGGCCTCATTAtgagtggggggggggcaagGTGGAGAGCCCCCGAGGCTCGGCCATCCACAGATACACTCATTACAGCAGAGAGATAAGAAACTGAACGACTACGACCGACATCCTCGTTACAGACTGGATGGACGTCAGAAGTTCTGCTGCGTTTTTTTACATGGCAGCTAAAACCTGAGTGGTCGAATAGTTGAATGTAGTTCATTAAACTTGAGGCTAAAATCAGCtttaagactgaaaacagccttcaTCTCTTGTTCCTTTGACCAATCACAGTGATAGCGGCGCAgcatctgactgtgtgtgtgtgtgtgtgtgtgtgcagaggaaGGGTCGAGCATCACTCAGGAGCTGTTGAGCACAGTAGAGGTCCGTGCCTCGGGGCAGGCTTTTAAGATAAATATAGAAAGGCACTTTGAGTCCACGTTATCTTTTGATGCATGTTATGGATTTCTGTGTGtgagtacatactgtacatgtgtgtgtgtgctttcatgAATACTATGGGGTTGGAGGTGGGGTGTATAGAGTTTTTAGAGAGAAGAGAAGCACGTAAACGGTGTAGCGGTGTATAGCGTATGACGACAGTGCAGCACTCAGCTGGGCAGCACATGTTCAGATCTGCTGTAACCATCATGACCCCGTCGACCCCGTCCTCTCccagcagaaacacacacacacacacacacacacacacacacactggattaCAGCACTGCTCTCTTACACAACGCAGCGTTTACGTGACAGATTAAGCACTATGATGATCTGAATCCTCCTCAGAGCATCTCCTCTCAGCTGTAGTCATGTCATGTCGTggcaggttttaaaaaaaatgattgaaatgccGACACCGCCGAGTCAAGTCAGGTCATTTCTGCAGGTGCAACGAGTTCGACTGTGTCTTGTGCTGCGAAGATTTATCTCAACtgttaaaatgtacaataagtcaaaatgtaaatatttgacagACCAACACACGAGTGCTGCACACCTgaaacactctcacactctggatttttttttttctctctcgtGCAGGAACACTTTGAAAATGGAGCGTTAAAAGCAGATGTGCAAAGGCAGCTGCTCACATGGGAGGTTATACCTGGCTGAGAGGAACaacagagaggatgaggagggagggagggagggaggggggtagAGAATAGCTATTTGAATTATTAACAGCTCTATCAGAtgagctgcagtgtgtgtacttgtgtacCGCTGCTGGAGGCGACTGCAGCTTCTGTGAAGCAACTcagctgttaaaaaaacaagcagcCTGAGAGTCACGGCTACACAGTCTCATGTGTGACTGTGAGAGTAAGTCAATGTCCGACACTGtgtttacatacacacagagtcCAGTCATATATGGGACACACAAGCTCACCGAGTATCCTGCTCTCTAATGTATTTGCACCCAAACACATCTGGCACTTATCAGCTTTCTTCCAGCTGTTACCTCCTGCTCTGAAGTCCCAGTTGGACGTTTCATGTTTAAGAGAGTCTGCGCATCAggatcagtgtttttatttatgtctaAAGAGCTCCTTGGTTAGAACAGAGTTGGGTGTGTTACCTGGTAGGGGCAGGGGATGTGGTAGTCTCTACACTTTTCCTGGACCCAGGTGGTCTCCCAGATGCTTCTGTAGCTGTTCTCATAAAGGTAGCAGGCCAGGACCGTGAGCAGAGGCACCAGGTAGAGCACGGAGAACACGCCGATACGAATCATGAATTTCACCAGTTTCTCCTGGTTCTCCTTCTCCAGAGGGATCTCCATGCGGACTCGGTTTAATGCTGCGATGCCCGCCAGCAGCAGAGCCACACCCACCTATGAGAGACGGACAGGGTTGCTGGTTTTCAGTCGTCTTGTTAAATAGATCATGGACAGTTGAGAGGTTGTATCTTTTAcctgttttaaatgttatatttatattcattcagGAATGCTTCTTTCAAACTGGGAGCCAAACAGcattaattaaataaagctTCAGTATCATCCATTTCAAAAAGgttgtaaaatgcaaaaaaaatgaaataaaattgcTCCCATGAAAGATGAAGCAGTAAGAATCAATATTACTAAAGggtatttgtgtttgtaataCACATAACAAGCTAAGGAGACTGAATTAatcaaaaaggcaaaaatagtGAGTCTCTCCAGCCTCATTTGCTCTATTATAGTCTTCCTCACCACTACATCCAGTCCCAGTGGGACCAGCAGGAACCAGCGTAGCGCCGTTAAGTTGTAGAGCCCCACAAAGCAAACTCCGCTGATGCTGTCTCCCTCGATCTTGTTCATGGCGAGCAGGGTGACGGTGAGGACGCCGGGGATCCCCCAGGCGCAGGCGTGGAAGAGGAGAGCCTTCTTCTCTATGGCCTCGCTGCCCCACTTAGGAACAGCCGCCAGGAACCAGGTGATGGTGAGAATGACCCACCAGACGCTGCCGGCCATGGTGAAGAAATACAGCACCATGAAGAGAAGCGTGCAGGCCTGgcggagagaaagaaaagtagAGATGGAGGATTATTATCGTTATGTTCGCAGAAGTAAACCAGCAAACGATTCACAGTCAAGGAAAGACTTTCTGACCTTGTTGTGGGAGCCTTGAGTCACCGTCGAAGCCCTGAACCTCCCGGGAATCGCAGCGTTACAGGAAACTCTGTCCTCCAACAGGAACCCCAGGAAGAACACCAGAGACACCATCATGTAGCACACGGCGTAGAATATAATTGGGCGCTCCGGGTAGCGGAAGCGCGACACGTCGATGAGGAAAGTCAGGAAAGTGAAGAGGGTGGCGGAGAGGCAGACGATGGACACCACCCCGATGAAGTAGCGGGCGAACGTCAGCTCCTCGCGTGTGAAGTACATGTTGGGACACGGAGGCGAGCAGTCGCGGACCCCCATGAAGGAGTAGCCGAACTCGGGGTTGATTTTCAGTTCTCGTGGACACCAGAAGCCGTAGTCTCGCTGGACGGAGATGGGGGATTCAGTCGTGTCTGAGCTGGACAGCAGGTCTGCGGGACGGGGGTAGGACTCGTCACAGTCCGGCAACCTGGGTGGAGACGAGAGATGATGACCTCAGGGTTCATTACGGATGTGAAGCTTTTAATAGAAACctttttacaacaaaacaacatgaaattaCTGACAATCAGTGGTGAAACATTTACATCGTTGacaatcacagtgaacattAACTTTATCACTGTGTGGTCATGCAGGTAAATATTGGCCATTTTAAGTTTTTTGGGAGAGTTAACAGCAAATGAGAGGAGAGATTGGTGGTCACATGGCATCCAACAAAGGTCAACACCTGGACTTGAACTGGAGACTTTGCAATTACATGATCAGCGTCTTACTGTAGACCCCAAACGCACCAGGACGCCCAAAATCTTTGAAATGGTAAAAGAtaccaaactttaaaaaaaaaaaaaaaaaacctttgcctttatgcaaatatgtttgCATTTGCTTTTCAGGGAACATTATGTGACAATTTGGAAATACATTGTAGCTCTTGTTAACATTTTGTACTAAAATTAGTGTTCAATTAAAGcatcagaaaatagttaaaaatgtccatcaaaatGTCCTGAAGCCCAAAGTGACATTTATATTGCTTTATCTGACTAACagcccaaaacacaaagatattcagtttactatcaaatTATATAAAGAAGGAATAATTGATACACCTTTAACTGCAATTCTGTTTTGGCTGAGTAtctttaattattataatttgcCTTCTGGGACAAAAGTGGTTGTGAATGTCATTATTTAGCAGCCAGATATCAAAAGTCAAATGTTGGAGCTTCTCATTACTACATGAACTCAACACGCAGAGTTAAATGTGACTGTGACTGATTACCTGGATGATAAAAGTCACATTTACAGAAAGTTTTGGGGTCTGAGGATTTTAAGGTTAACCTGAACCCTTTAagccttttctgttttatttctggtaaaaaaaagaacaaatgatgTTTTACATGCTTGCTGGTCTGCTGCTGCATTATTACTCATCCCACCAGAAGAAAATCTGCTTAAATTACTAATGCAGGATGGTTGTTGTACCAACCTGTTGCAGTCCATCTCCTCCGGCCAGCTGACACCGAACATTTCCATCAGTTTGTAGCAGTCGCTCTTGGCCTGCAGACAGAGGCGGCGGCAGGGCAGAGTCATCCGGCCGTACTCGGTACACACTGGGGCGTAGAGAGCGCACAGAAACATCCTGAGCTCCGGAGAGCACTGCAGGTTCACCATGGGATGGAACGGCTGcaagcagagaaaaagaaacatatatcaaacacatcagcacaatttttttttttatttga contains:
- the fzd3a gene encoding frizzled-3a isoform X2; the encoded protein is MDLLWALSVSMLTVCVAIPMDAAAGSHSLFTCEPITLRMCQGLPYNSTFMPNILNHYDQQTAALAMEPFHPMVNLQCSPELRMFLCALYAPVCTEYGRMTLPCRRLCLQAKSDCYKLMEMFGVSWPEEMDCNRLPDCDESYPRPADLLSSSDTTESPISVQRDYGFWCPRELKINPEFGYSFMGVRDCSPPCPNMYFTREELTFARYFIGVVSIVCLSATLFTFLTFLIDVSRFRYPERPIIFYAVCYMMVSLVFFLGFLLEDRVSCNAAIPGRFRASTVTQGSHNKACTLLFMVLYFFTMAGSVWWVILTITWFLAAVPKWGSEAIEKKALLFHACAWGIPGVLTVTLLAMNKIEGDSISGVCFVGLYNLTALRWFLLVPLGLDVVVGVALLLAGIAALNRVRMEIPLEKENQEKLVKFMIRIGVFSVLYLVPLLTVLACYLYENSYRSIWETTWVQEKCRDYHIPCPYQVERTSRPDLALFLIKYLMMLIVGIPSVFWVGSKKTCFEWASFFHGKRRKDGMVNESRQVLQEPDFAQLLLRDPNTPIVRKSRGTSTQGTSTHASSTHLAMLDEPPSASTSRAGSVRSARSKMSSYHGSLHRSRDGRYTASSFRAADDRMPYGSMPRLNDQSQSRHCSTNRLDSLSRHGSTQRLESQSRHSSVRDLGTATQAVLGVPGNGIHRVLEEDGATA
- the fzd3a gene encoding frizzled-3a isoform X1, which produces MDLLWALSVSMLTVCVAIPMDAAAGSHSLFTCEPITLRMCQGLPYNSTFMPNILNHYDQQTAALAMEPFHPMVNLQCSPELRMFLCALYAPVCTEYGRMTLPCRRLCLQAKSDCYKLMEMFGVSWPEEMDCNRLPDCDESYPRPADLLSSSDTTESPISVQRDYGFWCPRELKINPEFGYSFMGVRDCSPPCPNMYFTREELTFARYFIGVVSIVCLSATLFTFLTFLIDVSRFRYPERPIIFYAVCYMMVSLVFFLGFLLEDRVSCNAAIPGRFRASTVTQGSHNKACTLLFMVLYFFTMAGSVWWVILTITWFLAAVPKWGSEAIEKKALLFHACAWGIPGVLTVTLLAMNKIEGDSISGVCFVGLYNLTALRWFLLVPLGLDVVVGVALLLAGIAALNRVRMEIPLEKENQEKLVKFMIRIGVFSVLYLVPLLTVLACYLYENSYRSIWETTWVQEKCRDYHIPCPYQVERTSRPDLALFLIKYLMMLIVGIPSVFWVGSKKTCFEWASFFHGKRRKEALTPSPTACSTHSSILFYHTRHPTTFPLSLPTLLRLSLPYLPPSPISSSSSSSSSSSSTPPPPSSFPCCSGMVNESRQVLQEPDFAQLLLRDPNTPIVRKSRGTSTQGTSTHASSTHLAMLDEPPSASTSRAGSVRSARSKMSSYHGSLHRSRDGRYTASSFRAADDRMPYGSMPRLNDQSQSRHCSTNRLDSLSRHGSTQRLESQSRHSSVRDLGTATQAVLGVPGNGIHRVLEEDGATA